One genomic window of Boudabousia tangfeifanii includes the following:
- a CDS encoding AMP-binding protein produces MVNELTAQLRKFYAPNSRTEISVPDHSIYPLLETAAKFYPNRIAIDFLGAITTYAQLLDQTRRAATVFAQAGVKAGDVVGLVLPNCPQHIVAFYGAMKLGATVAEHNPLAPAAQLEQQIVRHAGKVLVVWENSFDKIAPIAAKHGIKVITVNLVAALPAISRFVVELPLSASKKQREKLRPVKAVPASVPQFEKLLKFAKEHQEDIRIDNESTAVLLHTGGTTGTPKAVELTHRNLLANTEQSAAWVPTLHEGAEVFAATLPFFHAFGMTLSLLAAVRMVATIMVFPTFDVDMIISGQRRRPITFFPGVAPMFKRMAAKVKASEIPIDLSSIRFSLSGAMALDPKIAAEWEHLTGGYIIEGYGMTEASPILLGNPVSPDRQPSTLGIPYPSTEVRIVDPENPENDVPWGEKGEILVRGPQVFKGYLGEPEETENAMFAGWLRTGDIGKVENNTIVMADRKKELIITGGFNVYPSEVEESMRSMPGVEDVAVVGMPDASSGEQIVAAIVTDGTAKVDLETVRAWAEKTLSHYALPRRIEIVPELPRSQVGKVLRRSVREQLLAAQAGVEASWASVQETAVDAIRTVSEQTRAVADQLLSSAKVATKSAENESETEESGNATAQLATETSEKGEPKEL; encoded by the coding sequence ATGGTTAACGAACTAACCGCGCAGCTAAGAAAGTTTTATGCGCCCAACTCTCGAACCGAAATTTCGGTCCCCGATCACTCGATCTATCCTTTGTTGGAAACTGCCGCTAAATTCTATCCAAATCGAATTGCGATAGATTTCTTGGGGGCCATAACTACCTATGCGCAACTACTAGATCAGACTCGACGAGCAGCTACCGTTTTTGCCCAAGCCGGCGTCAAAGCTGGTGATGTGGTCGGCTTAGTACTCCCCAACTGTCCACAGCACATCGTAGCCTTCTATGGGGCCATGAAACTTGGGGCCACCGTAGCAGAACACAACCCGCTGGCTCCCGCCGCTCAACTGGAACAACAGATTGTGCGTCATGCCGGTAAAGTTTTGGTTGTCTGGGAAAATTCTTTTGACAAGATTGCTCCCATTGCAGCAAAGCATGGCATTAAGGTCATAACCGTCAACTTGGTGGCTGCGCTTCCGGCTATCTCCCGATTCGTTGTCGAACTACCGCTTTCGGCTTCTAAAAAACAACGAGAAAAGCTACGCCCAGTCAAGGCAGTACCAGCTTCTGTTCCCCAATTCGAAAAGCTTCTTAAGTTTGCAAAGGAACATCAAGAAGATATTCGCATTGATAACGAGTCGACAGCAGTTTTGTTGCATACCGGTGGTACCACTGGTACCCCTAAGGCAGTGGAACTAACCCATCGAAATCTCTTGGCCAATACCGAACAGTCTGCTGCTTGGGTGCCGACCCTACATGAAGGGGCGGAAGTATTCGCAGCAACCCTGCCTTTCTTCCATGCTTTTGGGATGACCCTGTCTCTGTTAGCGGCGGTTCGAATGGTCGCTACCATTATGGTTTTCCCAACTTTCGACGTGGATATGATTATCAGTGGACAACGTCGTCGACCCATCACTTTCTTCCCTGGGGTTGCCCCCATGTTCAAGCGAATGGCCGCGAAAGTGAAAGCTAGCGAAATTCCCATCGACCTTTCCTCGATTCGTTTCAGCCTGTCAGGCGCAATGGCATTAGATCCAAAGATTGCTGCCGAGTGGGAACACCTTACTGGCGGCTACATCATCGAAGGCTACGGCATGACCGAAGCCTCCCCCATCCTTTTGGGAAATCCGGTCTCCCCTGATCGCCAGCCATCAACACTTGGGATCCCCTACCCTTCGACCGAAGTGAGAATCGTCGACCCCGAAAATCCGGAAAATGATGTTCCATGGGGAGAAAAAGGCGAGATTTTGGTTCGTGGCCCGCAGGTATTCAAGGGATATTTGGGAGAACCTGAGGAAACGGAGAATGCCATGTTTGCTGGTTGGCTGCGAACCGGCGATATCGGCAAGGTAGAAAACAATACCATCGTCATGGCTGACCGCAAGAAAGAACTAATTATTACTGGCGGCTTTAATGTCTATCCATCCGAGGTCGAAGAATCGATGCGATCAATGCCTGGCGTGGAAGACGTGGCAGTAGTTGGTATGCCTGACGCGTCCTCGGGCGAGCAGATTGTGGCGGCAATCGTCACCGATGGGACCGCCAAGGTAGATCTGGAGACAGTTCGTGCTTGGGCCGAAAAAACCCTTTCACATTATGCCTTGCCGCGCCGAATCGAGATTGTTCCAGAGCTTCCCCGTTCCCAAGTTGGGAAAGTGTTACGCCGCTCTGTGCGCGAGCAACTGCTTGCGGCACAAGCAGGAGTGGAGGCCAGTTGGGCTAGTGTGCAAGAAACTGCGGTAGATGCTATCCGGACTGTTAGCGAACAAACCCGTGCCGTCGCAGATCAACTATTAAGTTCAGCAAAAGTGGCCACAAAGTCCGCTGAAAACGAGTCGGAAACTGAAGAATCGGGTAATGCTACTGCTCAACTAGCAACCGAAACGAGCGAAAAGGGCGAGCCCAAAGAGCTATAG
- a CDS encoding L-lactate dehydrogenase, translating to MSAPAKTLYPASKKERSKIAIIGAGAVGATLAYACVIAGHASEVVLYDINKAKVEAEALDIAHGIQFTPMSSVSGSDDIEICRDADVVVITAGAKQKPGQTRLELAGATVGLMEKIIPSVLEVAPNAIYILVTNPVDVVTYVSQKISGLPFNQMFGSGTVLDTARLRWLVSKETGVAVQNIHAYVAGEHGDSEVPLWSCAEIGNVPLRHWGPTLSGGLFDNELRERIREDVVQSAYRIIEGKGATNYAVGLAVTRIIGAVLRDEQRVLTISTRLEDWEGISDVCMAAPTIVGRQGAGRVLTPPLTLAERDGLTESAQRLRQAARDLGY from the coding sequence ATGTCAGCACCAGCCAAAACTTTGTACCCTGCTTCGAAGAAAGAACGAAGCAAAATTGCGATCATCGGCGCGGGTGCCGTTGGTGCCACTTTGGCTTATGCCTGTGTGATTGCCGGTCATGCCAGTGAAGTTGTGCTTTACGATATTAATAAGGCAAAAGTTGAAGCTGAAGCTCTTGATATTGCCCACGGTATTCAGTTCACACCGATGAGCTCGGTTAGCGGCTCTGATGATATTGAAATTTGCCGCGATGCTGACGTGGTTGTGATTACTGCTGGAGCAAAGCAAAAGCCAGGCCAGACCCGCTTGGAATTGGCTGGAGCGACTGTTGGTTTGATGGAAAAAATTATTCCGTCGGTATTGGAAGTCGCCCCAAACGCGATCTATATTTTGGTCACTAACCCTGTTGACGTCGTTACTTATGTTTCCCAGAAAATCTCGGGATTGCCCTTCAATCAAATGTTTGGTTCAGGCACCGTGCTCGATACCGCTCGTTTGCGCTGGCTAGTTTCTAAGGAAACTGGGGTTGCTGTCCAGAACATTCATGCTTATGTCGCTGGCGAACACGGTGACTCGGAAGTGCCATTGTGGTCTTGTGCTGAGATCGGTAACGTACCACTTCGTCACTGGGGACCCACCTTGAGTGGCGGTTTGTTCGATAATGAACTCCGCGAACGCATTCGTGAAGATGTGGTTCAATCCGCTTATCGCATTATTGAAGGTAAGGGAGCAACAAACTACGCGGTCGGTTTGGCGGTCACCCGTATTATTGGAGCGGTCCTGCGTGATGAACAGCGAGTACTTACCATCTCTACGCGACTAGAAGATTGGGAAGGTATCTCGGACGTTTGTATGGCCGCCCCAACGATTGTTGGTCGACAAGGTGCTGGTCGGGTGTTAACACCACCGCTAACTTTGGCCGAACGTGACGGGCTAACTGAATCCGCTCAGCGTTTGCGTCAAGCTGCACGCGACCTAGGATATTAA
- the lexA gene encoding transcriptional repressor LexA, which translates to MSPDIASFDGSDLKDRPRQILAYLSSAVESQGYMPSVREICDAVGLNSPSSVQHNLKILADAGYIKRHGNTSRAIEVLHPYPPRSAGNNNPDFSDHSETIANIQDEATTTSPTTNDNSSAQINPPGLDYVDYFSHDATPVPLVGRIAAGVPITAEQAVEDTFMLPTRLTGSGELFMLSVSGDSMIDAAICDGDWVVVRRQNVAERGEIVAAMIDGEATVKVWSQRDGHSWLLPRNSEYAPIPADHATILGKVVSVLRSL; encoded by the coding sequence ATGAGCCCAGATATCGCCAGTTTCGATGGATCTGATCTAAAGGATCGACCACGGCAGATCTTGGCGTACCTCTCGTCTGCTGTTGAATCGCAAGGTTATATGCCTTCAGTTAGGGAAATCTGCGATGCGGTTGGTTTAAATAGCCCCTCATCGGTCCAGCACAACCTTAAGATTTTGGCGGATGCTGGCTATATTAAGCGTCATGGTAATACTTCCCGCGCCATTGAGGTGCTTCACCCCTATCCTCCTCGGTCGGCAGGGAACAATAATCCCGACTTCTCAGATCACAGTGAAACTATTGCTAACATTCAAGATGAGGCCACAACTACTTCGCCAACTACCAATGACAACTCCAGTGCACAGATAAACCCACCAGGCTTAGACTACGTTGATTACTTTTCTCACGATGCAACACCCGTACCACTTGTGGGCCGGATTGCTGCAGGTGTGCCAATCACAGCCGAACAAGCGGTAGAAGATACCTTTATGCTGCCGACTCGCTTAACTGGTAGCGGGGAGCTCTTCATGCTTTCAGTTTCGGGCGATTCAATGATTGATGCCGCCATCTGCGATGGAGACTGGGTAGTAGTTCGCAGACAAAATGTGGCAGAACGTGGTGAGATCGTAGCCGCCATGATCGACGGAGAGGCCACCGTGAAAGTTTGGTCGCAACGTGACGGACATTCTTGGTTACTGCCTCGTAACTCTGAATATGCCCCCATCCCAGCTGATCATGCAACCATTTTGGGTAAGGTCGTCTCAGTCCTACGATCTTTATAG
- the nrdR gene encoding transcriptional regulator NrdR — MYCPFCQHMDSKVVDSRTADDGTSIRRRRECPVCKRRFTTLETFSLSVVKRSGAVESFSRAKVVSGVRKACQGRPVSEHDLALLASQVEEHLRTSGMAMIPADEVGKAILPFLRRLDVIAYLRFASVYSGFDTLEDFEAAIAEIKAEKSE; from the coding sequence ATGTATTGCCCATTTTGTCAACACATGGATTCTAAAGTAGTTGACTCTCGGACAGCCGATGATGGTACCTCGATCCGTCGCCGCAGGGAATGTCCCGTTTGCAAGCGACGTTTTACTACTTTGGAAACATTTTCCCTTTCCGTGGTCAAAAGATCTGGTGCCGTTGAATCATTCTCGCGGGCTAAAGTTGTCTCTGGAGTTCGTAAAGCGTGTCAGGGGCGGCCGGTATCTGAACATGACCTAGCGCTTTTAGCCTCTCAAGTGGAAGAGCATCTTAGAACTTCCGGAATGGCGATGATACCTGCGGATGAAGTTGGCAAGGCGATTTTGCCTTTCTTGCGTCGCTTAGATGTGATTGCCTATCTTCGTTTCGCTTCGGTTTATTCTGGCTTCGATACCTTAGAGGATTTTGAAGCAGCGATTGCCGAAATTAAAGCTGAAAAGTCTGAATAG
- a CDS encoding PAC2 family protein, whose translation MELSQLFAYGSQKDAKADVLLHHTHGAMDAGNACSLAVHQMRSATIIGRVATFNRDELTDYRASRPQAVIQGKTLREIDTRSLVLDLATDLDGRQFLLLHGPEPDFRWEAVSEAVIALAKKAGVKQAISLLSVPSTLPHTRPMLVQQIDTDLQGVVPGHEVEGISSFPSSLSLFLQGRMAQGGLDARGILVSVPYYLVESDYYPGAAHLLQGLKEMANLSLPVGDLTAASYVMKDDISEALEANPEMQDLVRSLEDRFDNNEDELPENLKLVEQSAPLTIPTEEEIDRSLENFFASHEQRQRREEQADPQEPLGPRRLRARARRQAARKAKENAQRHRLGGKITNPSTLNNQERLDNPSTLEADSQTSPRAIAEKFELENPAASIPTESANEQPKVNPPRIIEVVADDETASEVVAQAKSEDSKLDNSSDKNSQNIDAASERATESGTAKDRESNDAQSDAGSLEDSSATDSKKTEGDEN comes from the coding sequence ATGGAACTAAGTCAACTATTCGCTTATGGTTCTCAAAAGGACGCTAAAGCTGATGTTTTGCTGCACCATACTCACGGTGCGATGGATGCCGGTAATGCCTGCTCGTTAGCGGTTCATCAGATGCGTAGCGCTACCATTATCGGGCGGGTTGCTACTTTTAATCGAGATGAGTTAACTGACTATCGGGCCTCTCGTCCACAAGCAGTGATCCAAGGTAAAACTCTGCGGGAAATTGACACTCGTTCTTTGGTGCTTGATTTGGCCACCGATCTGGATGGTCGGCAGTTTTTGTTGCTTCATGGTCCAGAACCTGATTTTCGTTGGGAAGCGGTGAGCGAGGCGGTTATTGCTTTGGCTAAGAAGGCGGGAGTTAAGCAAGCAATTTCATTGCTTTCAGTGCCTTCCACCTTGCCGCACACTCGTCCTATGTTGGTCCAACAGATTGACACAGACTTGCAAGGGGTAGTCCCCGGTCACGAGGTGGAGGGAATCTCTTCTTTCCCGTCCTCGTTATCTCTTTTCCTTCAAGGACGGATGGCACAAGGCGGCCTTGATGCGCGCGGCATTCTAGTTTCAGTGCCTTATTACCTAGTTGAATCAGACTATTACCCAGGCGCTGCACATCTATTACAAGGTCTGAAAGAAATGGCCAATTTGTCGCTCCCAGTAGGGGATCTGACTGCAGCTTCCTATGTCATGAAGGATGATATTTCTGAAGCACTAGAAGCGAATCCAGAGATGCAGGATTTGGTTCGTTCTTTGGAAGATAGGTTCGATAATAACGAGGACGAACTCCCAGAGAACCTCAAACTGGTAGAACAAAGCGCGCCACTAACGATTCCGACAGAAGAAGAAATTGATCGCAGCTTAGAGAATTTCTTTGCTTCTCATGAACAGCGTCAGCGTCGCGAAGAGCAGGCCGATCCGCAAGAACCTTTGGGACCTCGACGGTTACGAGCACGCGCTCGGCGACAAGCGGCACGCAAAGCTAAGGAAAATGCTCAAAGGCATCGTCTTGGGGGCAAAATTACTAATCCATCGACCTTGAATAATCAGGAGCGTTTGGATAATCCTTCCACCTTGGAAGCCGATAGCCAGACTTCGCCTCGGGCTATTGCAGAAAAGTTTGAATTGGAAAATCCCGCTGCTTCTATTCCTACCGAGTCAGCCAATGAACAACCCAAGGTAAATCCGCCTCGGATAATCGAAGTGGTTGCCGATGATGAAACTGCTAGTGAAGTTGTTGCCCAGGCGAAATCTGAGGATTCAAAACTAGATAACTCTAGTGATAAGAACTCGCAAAACATAGATGCTGCTAGTGAGCGAGCAACCGAGTCAGGCACTGCCAAGGATCGTGAGTCGAACGACGCTCAATCTGATGCTGGTTCTCTAGAGGATTCTTCGGCGACTGACTCTAAGAAAACCGAGGGCGACGAAAACTAG
- a CDS encoding HelD family protein codes for MTSNQSTDQATHTIAEEQKAVDRAYQVLVATRKLYRRRQAEIAAAGAYGTHQARSERDAIANHFGDEAARLEQVEDRLVFGRLHYNDGTDRYIGRVGLQDEHNQRVLMDWRAPAAAAFYQATALHPQGVQWRRHLSTRLRKVIAVEDELLTANGSKTTNLQGEGALLAAMTAARSDHMRDIVATIQAEQDKVIRASSEGVLVVQGGPGTGKTAVALHRAAYLLYAEHKRLQKSGVLLLGPSQTFLRYIEKVLPSLGETGVVARTPATLLPGIKVTATDELAVAKLKGQIRWQDFIARAIRALVRPLPKTYTWRLGNYQAKLTPQMVQEAQKEARSTGEPHNQAWQTYAQSVMDQMWEEMRQADDGAEEKQWVLNDLRANLEIRRVINLCWLPCTNTSLISRLFADQKRLSHAAHTLKPAQIEQLLRPLHAPWTEADIPLLDEAAHLLGELPKQNQKQAGAQAAERLAHAESVLSAGFELSGIVSAEMLASRQQAQESESSVAMQAGRDRAWTYGHIVVDEAQELSPMMWRALLRRCPARSFTIVGDLDQQRIDHGARTWRKVLGPAAKFLQLEVVLETSYRTPASILKAAVEVFEATGRALAYPLKAVRDRKDALIVCPPTSKDSALELAVTQVHEALAALPSPDAGRVCLIVPETEINLPLWTQLLNEGDTRLQICTPQAAKGLEFDQVVLFDPHQILALSAGDLFVAMTRSTQQLRVIQVGIELEGLSAMTYTSPSAGAKEDQWLTN; via the coding sequence GTGACTTCCAATCAGAGCACTGACCAAGCCACCCACACAATCGCCGAAGAACAAAAAGCGGTTGACCGTGCCTACCAGGTGCTGGTTGCTACCCGAAAGCTCTATCGTCGTCGGCAAGCAGAAATCGCTGCTGCTGGGGCGTACGGAACGCATCAAGCTCGTTCCGAACGTGACGCCATTGCTAACCATTTCGGGGATGAAGCGGCCCGGCTCGAACAAGTCGAAGACCGGCTAGTTTTTGGCCGGCTACACTACAACGACGGAACCGATCGTTACATCGGACGAGTTGGCCTACAAGACGAACACAATCAAAGAGTGTTAATGGACTGGCGAGCCCCTGCAGCCGCCGCTTTCTATCAAGCCACCGCCTTACACCCGCAAGGAGTCCAATGGCGCAGGCACCTGAGTACCCGACTGCGCAAAGTAATTGCAGTCGAGGACGAACTGTTAACCGCCAACGGTTCAAAAACTACCAACTTGCAGGGAGAAGGTGCCCTCTTAGCGGCTATGACCGCCGCTCGTTCAGACCATATGCGCGACATCGTCGCCACGATTCAAGCCGAACAAGACAAAGTAATTCGCGCCAGTTCCGAGGGCGTTCTTGTGGTCCAAGGTGGTCCTGGTACCGGCAAAACGGCGGTGGCATTGCACCGTGCAGCCTACTTGCTTTATGCCGAACATAAACGATTGCAAAAATCGGGAGTGCTCTTACTCGGCCCATCACAAACCTTTTTGCGTTATATCGAAAAGGTACTTCCCTCTTTAGGTGAAACTGGTGTAGTGGCCCGAACTCCGGCTACGCTCCTACCAGGTATCAAGGTAACGGCCACCGACGAACTAGCGGTAGCTAAACTCAAGGGCCAGATTCGCTGGCAGGATTTCATTGCACGGGCGATTCGCGCCCTCGTTCGTCCCCTGCCCAAAACCTATACTTGGCGTTTGGGGAACTATCAAGCAAAACTTACCCCGCAAATGGTCCAAGAGGCACAAAAAGAAGCTCGCAGTACCGGCGAACCTCATAACCAAGCTTGGCAAACCTACGCCCAAAGCGTTATGGACCAAATGTGGGAAGAAATGCGCCAAGCAGATGATGGTGCGGAAGAAAAACAATGGGTGTTAAACGACCTACGAGCAAACCTAGAAATCAGACGAGTAATCAATCTTTGCTGGTTGCCATGCACTAACACATCTCTTATTTCTAGGCTCTTTGCCGACCAAAAACGTTTAAGTCACGCGGCCCATACTCTCAAACCAGCCCAGATTGAACAACTCCTGCGGCCATTGCATGCACCATGGACCGAGGCCGACATTCCTTTACTAGACGAAGCCGCGCATCTCTTAGGAGAATTACCAAAGCAAAATCAGAAACAAGCTGGAGCTCAGGCGGCTGAACGTTTAGCCCACGCCGAAAGTGTGCTTTCGGCCGGCTTTGAACTTTCTGGAATCGTCAGTGCCGAAATGTTGGCTTCTCGGCAGCAAGCACAAGAGAGCGAAAGTAGTGTCGCCATGCAAGCCGGACGTGATCGCGCCTGGACCTATGGTCACATTGTGGTTGACGAAGCCCAAGAACTCTCACCTATGATGTGGCGAGCCCTTTTGCGTCGCTGCCCTGCCCGCTCTTTCACCATTGTGGGCGACCTCGATCAGCAAAGAATCGATCATGGAGCACGTACCTGGCGCAAGGTGCTCGGCCCAGCTGCTAAATTCCTGCAACTTGAAGTGGTACTAGAAACTTCGTATCGCACACCGGCCAGTATTCTTAAAGCGGCAGTTGAGGTTTTCGAAGCAACTGGCCGTGCGCTCGCCTATCCCCTGAAAGCGGTACGCGATCGAAAAGATGCGTTGATCGTTTGCCCGCCAACTTCAAAAGATTCAGCTTTGGAACTGGCGGTTACACAGGTTCATGAAGCGCTTGCTGCCCTGCCCAGCCCTGATGCGGGTCGAGTCTGTTTAATCGTGCCTGAAACAGAAATCAATCTGCCACTTTGGACACAATTATTGAACGAGGGCGATACTCGTTTACAGATCTGTACCCCGCAGGCTGCCAAGGGATTAGAGTTTGATCAGGTAGTTTTATTTGATCCACACCAGATTCTGGCTTTGAGTGCCGGTGACTTGTTCGTTGCCATGACTCGTTCGACCCAACAATTGCGGGTGATACAAGTCGGTATCGAATTAGAGGGACTGTCAGCAATGACCTATACTTCTCCTAGTGCCGGTGCTAAGGAGGACCAATGGTTAACGAACTAA
- a CDS encoding ATP-dependent DNA helicase gives MSESSLEILRAVVAKMGGANRDGQEKMLTEVESAFQDDHNLLVQAGTGTGKSLGYLVPMIHACANGEKRGVISTATLALQRQIFNHDVPLVNQVFQEKMGYQADVALLKGWNNYVCQYKLSGTFSEADALFALTDAGQADSAAPSAMGEEILRVRQWAKTCKTGDRDELEPGVNDRIWRQVSLTRRECVGEDCPFWDQCFAQEARAKAAEADVVITNHAILGITATTDSQVLPDYDLLVVDEAHDLAGAVRNSATVEITGNALLQLHRQFERQGVEGVEDMSNVVDSLNQAMGQMEPGLIETGGPKNFGAALQVLSTMVSKAAKELNTKSREGGSAALNLVKNTAADMASVLEFATQDDPTVVRWISLDRDQIPHLYAAPLHVAGKLANRIWSEKTAVLTSATLQIGGTFENSAKASGIALAEKPWQGVDVGSPFDYRKQGILYVAEHLPQPGREGPSEQALAELVALAQASNGGVLGLYSSFKGAQRAAEIMREKTDLEVYCQGEDVIPTLVRKFASHGNACLFGTLSLWQGVDVPGSACRLVVIDRIPFPRPDDPMIRARNRAAEEKRQNAFMQVSIPHAALLLAQGVGRLLRRSDDRGMVAILDPRIRTRQYGTFLVRSLPDFWKTTDPQLARDALKRLSAV, from the coding sequence GTGAGTGAGAGCTCGCTAGAAATCCTTAGAGCGGTGGTGGCCAAAATGGGTGGCGCTAACCGTGATGGTCAGGAAAAAATGCTGACCGAGGTCGAAAGTGCCTTCCAAGATGACCATAATCTATTGGTGCAGGCTGGTACCGGTACTGGTAAATCTTTAGGGTATTTGGTACCTATGATTCATGCCTGCGCCAACGGAGAAAAGCGTGGTGTAATCTCAACGGCCACCTTGGCCTTGCAACGTCAGATTTTTAATCATGATGTTCCATTGGTCAACCAGGTATTTCAAGAAAAAATGGGGTACCAAGCGGATGTAGCTCTGCTAAAGGGATGGAATAACTATGTCTGCCAGTACAAGCTGTCAGGTACGTTTTCCGAGGCCGATGCCCTTTTCGCTTTGACCGACGCGGGCCAGGCCGATAGTGCGGCGCCCTCGGCCATGGGTGAAGAAATCTTGCGAGTTCGGCAATGGGCCAAAACCTGCAAAACCGGTGACCGTGATGAACTTGAGCCGGGTGTCAATGACCGTATTTGGCGTCAGGTCTCTTTGACTCGACGTGAGTGTGTCGGTGAGGATTGCCCATTTTGGGATCAATGCTTTGCCCAAGAAGCTCGGGCTAAAGCGGCGGAAGCCGACGTCGTTATTACCAACCATGCCATTTTGGGCATTACTGCCACCACTGACTCTCAGGTGCTACCGGATTACGACTTATTGGTGGTGGATGAAGCTCATGATCTGGCTGGAGCAGTCCGCAATAGTGCCACGGTCGAAATCACTGGTAACGCTTTGTTGCAACTGCATCGTCAGTTTGAAAGACAAGGCGTCGAGGGCGTGGAAGACATGTCAAATGTGGTTGATAGTCTTAACCAGGCCATGGGGCAAATGGAACCGGGTCTGATTGAAACCGGTGGGCCAAAGAACTTTGGGGCGGCTTTACAGGTTTTGTCCACGATGGTTTCGAAGGCGGCAAAAGAACTTAACACCAAGTCACGTGAGGGCGGAAGTGCGGCCCTAAATCTCGTTAAAAATACGGCAGCTGATATGGCAAGCGTTTTGGAGTTTGCCACCCAAGATGATCCTACAGTAGTTCGCTGGATCAGTCTTGATCGTGACCAGATCCCTCATTTGTATGCGGCTCCGCTCCATGTGGCCGGTAAACTGGCGAACCGCATTTGGTCAGAAAAGACCGCAGTACTCACCTCGGCTACTTTGCAAATCGGGGGAACTTTTGAAAATTCGGCTAAAGCAAGTGGGATTGCTTTAGCCGAGAAACCTTGGCAGGGAGTCGACGTGGGATCGCCTTTCGACTACCGAAAACAGGGGATTTTATATGTGGCGGAGCATTTGCCGCAGCCAGGTCGGGAAGGGCCGAGTGAGCAGGCCTTAGCTGAGTTGGTCGCGCTTGCCCAGGCTAGTAATGGTGGGGTGCTTGGCCTTTACTCATCTTTCAAAGGGGCTCAACGTGCTGCCGAAATTATGCGGGAGAAAACCGATTTGGAAGTGTATTGCCAAGGGGAAGACGTGATTCCGACCTTGGTACGTAAATTTGCCTCCCATGGCAATGCTTGCCTTTTCGGTACTCTCTCGTTATGGCAAGGTGTAGATGTACCAGGTTCGGCTTGTCGTCTAGTGGTAATTGATCGGATTCCTTTTCCCAGACCTGATGACCCGATGATTCGTGCCCGTAACCGCGCAGCCGAAGAAAAGCGGCAGAATGCTTTTATGCAGGTTTCTATCCCTCATGCCGCACTATTGCTAGCCCAAGGGGTGGGCAGACTACTTAGACGTAGTGATGATCGTGGAATGGTGGCAATTCTCGATCCACGCATCCGTACCCGACAATATGGGACCTTCTTAGTGCGTTCCTTACCTGACTTTTGGAAAACTACTGATCCGCAGTTGGCAAGGGATGCCCTGAAGCGACTTTCTGCAGTGTGA
- a CDS encoding LysM peptidoglycan-binding domain-containing protein yields the protein MSALLAKPSTSAARAPKTRNRNGLRVVSSTVSTKPRTGRTEAASTAKSMASVTYLAPVRAEKAATRIAEQAKRSRQASTNQAVRPLTSTSGASSSHLRQMRGGYQASISKQVSSQDDLAQASFASVLSELNLNARTIRRFVVQLLLLLFLSTLVVAFIVWVMSDSPYAGTTGAYFVEAGDNLWQIARHFSQGRSVESTMSIIRELNQLSGDTLVIGQQLIVPAG from the coding sequence ATGAGTGCATTGCTAGCAAAGCCATCTACTTCAGCAGCCCGTGCGCCAAAAACTCGTAACCGTAATGGTTTGCGCGTTGTCTCCAGCACCGTTTCTACTAAACCTAGGACTGGCCGGACAGAAGCTGCTTCAACTGCAAAATCGATGGCTTCTGTTACCTACCTAGCTCCGGTACGCGCTGAAAAGGCTGCAACTAGAATTGCTGAGCAAGCCAAGCGTAGTCGTCAGGCTAGTACAAATCAGGCAGTGCGCCCATTGACTTCTACTTCTGGTGCCTCCTCGTCTCACTTGCGCCAAATGCGGGGAGGCTACCAGGCGAGCATTTCGAAACAAGTATCGTCGCAGGATGATTTAGCTCAAGCTTCGTTTGCTAGTGTTTTGTCTGAATTGAACTTAAACGCACGTACCATTCGTCGTTTTGTGGTCCAACTTTTGTTGCTTCTCTTCCTATCCACTCTGGTTGTCGCATTTATTGTCTGGGTGATGAGTGATAGTCCCTATGCGGGAACTACTGGAGCCTACTTTGTGGAAGCAGGCGATAACCTCTGGCAGATTGCCCGTCATTTCTCTCAAGGTCGCTCGGTTGAAAGCACTATGTCTATTATCCGTGAACTTAATCAGCTTTCTGGTGACACCTTGGTAATTGGTCAGCAACTGATTGTCCCCGCCGGTTAA